In Methylococcus geothermalis, one genomic interval encodes:
- the rsmD gene encoding 16S rRNA (guanine(966)-N(2))-methyltransferase RsmD, producing MRNELRIIGGVWRSRRIRFAPEPGLRPTPDRVRETVFNWLQNAVAGAACLDLYAGSGALGFEAASRGAARVVQVERNPRVCAVLKQSCAMLDASRVSVICAETLKFLSGRPEVFDLVFLDPPFRAGQVGPCCRKLEQGGWLKPGARIYVEAEAGPAPEGVPANWTLLREKTSGDVAYRLYQRPQES from the coding sequence GTGCGCAATGAGCTGCGCATCATCGGCGGGGTGTGGCGCAGCCGCCGGATTCGGTTCGCGCCGGAGCCGGGATTGCGCCCGACGCCCGACCGGGTGCGGGAAACCGTCTTCAACTGGCTGCAGAATGCCGTCGCCGGCGCGGCCTGCCTCGATCTTTACGCCGGCAGCGGCGCCCTGGGCTTCGAGGCGGCCTCGCGGGGCGCGGCCCGGGTGGTCCAGGTCGAGCGCAATCCCCGGGTCTGCGCGGTTTTGAAACAATCCTGTGCGATGCTGGATGCGAGCCGGGTTTCGGTCATCTGCGCCGAGACCTTGAAATTCCTCTCAGGCAGGCCGGAGGTATTCGACCTGGTGTTCCTCGATCCGCCGTTCCGTGCCGGGCAGGTCGGTCCGTGCTGCCGAAAACTGGAACAAGGCGGTTGGTTGAAGCCCGGCGCCAGGATTTATGTGGAAGCCGAGGCAGGGCCCGCACCCGAAGGGGTGCCGGCAAACTGGACGCTGCTGCGCGAGAAAACCAGCGGCGACGTCGCCTACCGCCTGTATCAGCGTCCGCAGGAGTCTTAA
- a CDS encoding M16 family metallopeptidase: protein MSTKRFVAILFFVLLPLGTVFALPEIQTWSTANGARVYFARTQGLPLLDLRVVFDAGSARDGEEFGLASLTASVLDTGAGDWNADAIAQRLDGVGAVLGTGISRDTASLSLRSLTQPNLLEPALETAKVILAKPRFAAEDVEREKNRVLLALKQREESPADLAGIAFFEAMYGDHPYAHPKDGHIATVEKLTRDDLEAFYRKFYVARNAVVALVGDIERAQAEKIAEELVSGLAPGEVPPALPPVPMDKPAQTLKRDFPSEQTHVYSGQPGMRINDPDYFPLYVGNHILGGSGLVSRISEEVREKRGLSYSAHSHFYPFRVEGPFLMGLQTRNEKADEALNVLLQTLKDFIAKGPSDKELEAAKRNIVGGFVLRLDSNQKLVEQIASMAFYGLPLDYLATYIPKIEAVTKDDIRRVWQARIHPDRLQTVLVGANAAANSAQ from the coding sequence ATGTCCACTAAGCGCTTCGTCGCCATTCTGTTTTTCGTCCTGCTGCCGTTGGGGACGGTCTTCGCCCTCCCGGAAATCCAGACCTGGAGCACGGCCAACGGGGCCAGGGTGTATTTCGCCCGGACCCAGGGCCTGCCGCTGCTGGATCTGCGCGTCGTCTTCGACGCCGGCAGCGCCCGCGACGGCGAGGAATTCGGCTTGGCCTCGCTGACCGCCTCGGTGCTGGACACCGGTGCCGGCGACTGGAACGCCGATGCCATCGCCCAGCGTTTGGACGGCGTGGGCGCGGTGCTCGGCACCGGGATTTCCCGCGACACCGCCTCGCTCTCGCTGCGCAGCCTGACCCAGCCGAACCTGCTGGAGCCGGCGCTGGAGACGGCCAAGGTCATTCTGGCGAAACCCCGCTTCGCCGCGGAGGATGTCGAGCGGGAAAAGAACCGCGTGCTGCTGGCGCTGAAACAGCGTGAGGAATCGCCCGCCGACCTGGCCGGCATCGCGTTTTTCGAGGCGATGTACGGCGATCACCCTTACGCTCACCCCAAGGACGGCCATATCGCGACCGTGGAGAAGCTGACCCGGGACGACCTGGAAGCCTTCTACCGCAAGTTCTACGTGGCCAGGAACGCGGTGGTGGCGCTGGTGGGGGACATCGAACGGGCCCAGGCGGAAAAGATCGCTGAGGAGCTGGTGTCGGGCCTCGCGCCGGGCGAAGTGCCCCCCGCCTTGCCGCCGGTGCCGATGGACAAGCCGGCACAGACGCTCAAGCGGGACTTCCCCTCGGAGCAGACCCACGTGTATTCCGGCCAGCCCGGCATGCGCATCAACGATCCGGACTATTTCCCGTTGTACGTCGGCAACCACATCCTCGGCGGCAGCGGACTGGTCTCGCGGATCAGCGAGGAGGTGCGGGAGAAGCGCGGGCTGTCCTACAGCGCGCACAGCCACTTCTATCCGTTCCGGGTCGAAGGGCCGTTCCTGATGGGCTTGCAGACCCGCAACGAAAAGGCCGACGAGGCCTTGAACGTCCTGCTGCAGACCCTGAAGGATTTCATCGCCAAGGGGCCGAGCGACAAGGAGCTGGAGGCGGCGAAGAGGAACATCGTCGGCGGTTTCGTGCTGCGGCTGGACAGCAACCAGAAGCTGGTCGAGCAGATCGCCTCCATGGCGTTCTACGGCCTGCCGCTGGATTACCTGGCGACCTACATCCCGAAAATCGAGGCGGTGACCAAGGACGACATCCGCCGGGTCTGGCAGGCGCGCATTCATCCGGACCGGCTGCAGACGGTGCTGGTGGGCGCGAATGCCGCCGCCAACAGTGCGCAATGA
- a CDS encoding AI-2E family transporter, giving the protein MIQRENVETLLGYLGVGLMLVACYRVAEPFIGALTWAGIIVVSIGGLLDRAERLLRWPRKYLALALTLILGLIFVVPVVLLGSSFASHVHELIGWVDDLAARISRGPPAWLDQIPLIGAAIRDGWQTAIGDGGDLAVHIRPWIGEAGRWVVSRSAHFASAAFEALLAVLLSGLLYLHADAAIRWIRRTAEKIGGEKGARTIDVITRTVRGVTLGVMGIAFLQGVLIALGLAVAGVPGAMLLGFVSFILALAQLGSWPVWLPAAFWLGYQDHAAWGIALSVWGFALIVVDHFLKPYLISQGSGLPIVVIFMGVIGGLIAWGLIGIFLGAALLAVAYTLFKEWVEAD; this is encoded by the coding sequence ATGATTCAGCGTGAAAACGTCGAGACCCTGCTCGGCTATCTCGGTGTCGGCCTGATGCTGGTGGCCTGTTACCGGGTGGCCGAACCCTTCATCGGGGCGCTGACCTGGGCCGGGATCATCGTCGTCTCGATCGGGGGGCTGCTCGATCGGGCCGAGCGCTTGCTGCGATGGCCGCGAAAATATCTCGCTCTGGCCTTGACGCTGATTCTGGGGCTGATTTTCGTGGTCCCGGTGGTGCTTCTGGGTTCCTCCTTCGCCAGCCATGTCCATGAACTCATCGGGTGGGTGGACGATCTGGCGGCCAGAATTTCTCGCGGTCCGCCGGCCTGGCTGGACCAGATTCCGCTGATCGGCGCCGCGATCCGGGACGGCTGGCAGACGGCGATCGGCGACGGCGGCGATCTCGCCGTTCACATTCGGCCCTGGATCGGCGAGGCCGGCCGCTGGGTCGTGAGCCGCAGCGCCCACTTCGCCTCGGCGGCGTTCGAGGCGCTGCTCGCAGTCCTGCTCAGCGGCCTGCTTTATCTGCACGCCGATGCGGCGATCCGCTGGATTCGGCGGACCGCGGAAAAGATCGGCGGTGAAAAAGGGGCGCGAACGATCGACGTCATCACTCGCACCGTGCGCGGCGTGACGCTGGGTGTGATGGGCATCGCCTTTCTGCAGGGCGTCCTGATCGCGCTTGGTCTCGCCGTGGCCGGCGTTCCCGGCGCCATGCTGCTGGGTTTCGTCAGCTTCATCCTGGCCCTGGCGCAGCTGGGCTCCTGGCCGGTCTGGCTGCCGGCCGCCTTCTGGCTGGGCTACCAGGATCATGCCGCCTGGGGCATTGCGCTAAGCGTCTGGGGCTTCGCGCTCATCGTCGTGGACCATTTCCTGAAACCCTACCTCATCAGCCAGGGCAGCGGCCTCCCGATCGTGGTCATCTTCATGGGCGTGATCGGCGGCCTGATCGCCTGGGGCCTGATCGGCATCTTCCTCGGCGCGGCCCTGCTGGCCGTGGCTTATACCTTGTTCAAGGAGTGGGTGGAAGCGGATTGA
- a CDS encoding ExeA family protein, with translation MYTQFFRLNDAPFSIAPNPRFLYPSAKHREALAHLLYGIKEEGGGFVALTGEVGTGKTTLCRCLIEQLPDNVDVALILNPRLDALELLAAVCDELHIAYPRTGASLKILVDALNEHLLAAHAKGRRTVLVIDEAQNLSFDVLEQVRLLTNLETSQHKLLQIILIGQPELTRLLEQERLRQLAQRITARYHLSPLTRAETVDYIRHRLTVSGCPAPLFTPGALAAVHRLSGGIPRLINIICDRALLGAYAQGKFQADRATVRRAAREVLPSVLLPRFWRPLALGAAVAVLIGAAALLGDRSPDGDAASSARQAPSATPAHAPAASPQAAPEKADAKETLVPAISSDRARFEDLLKSKGVDEAKAFARLFALWKLDGDAGKPCETAERQGLRCLSESAGWPVLRLLNHPAVLEFALPGGEKRFGTLTGIVDGSAMVDFDGESAALPLAESPPFWEGRFTLLWRPPVTDVAVLKPGQSSPAVKWLRQRFPAKKKPADPQRFDEALKAQVAAFQKQHGLIVDGAVGPHTFIVLTNEMKRPDIPRLD, from the coding sequence ATGTACACCCAATTTTTCCGGCTCAACGACGCGCCGTTTTCGATCGCGCCGAATCCCCGATTCCTTTACCCCAGCGCCAAACACCGCGAGGCCCTGGCCCACCTGCTTTACGGCATCAAGGAAGAAGGCGGGGGCTTCGTCGCGCTCACCGGCGAAGTCGGCACCGGCAAGACCACGCTGTGCCGCTGCCTGATCGAGCAGTTGCCGGACAACGTCGACGTCGCCCTGATCCTGAATCCGCGCCTGGACGCCCTGGAGCTGCTGGCCGCGGTCTGCGACGAGCTGCACATCGCCTATCCGCGGACAGGCGCCAGTCTCAAGATTCTGGTCGACGCACTGAACGAACACCTGCTCGCCGCCCATGCCAAGGGAAGGCGGACGGTGCTGGTCATCGACGAGGCGCAGAATCTCAGTTTCGATGTGCTGGAGCAAGTTCGCCTGCTGACCAACCTCGAAACCAGCCAGCACAAGCTGCTGCAGATCATTCTGATCGGCCAGCCGGAGCTGACCCGGCTGCTGGAACAGGAGCGGCTGCGGCAGCTCGCCCAGCGCATCACCGCGCGCTACCATCTGTCGCCCCTGACCCGCGCCGAAACCGTCGACTACATCAGGCACCGCCTCACGGTCAGCGGCTGCCCCGCCCCCTTGTTCACGCCGGGGGCGCTGGCGGCCGTTCACCGGCTTTCCGGCGGAATCCCCAGGCTGATCAACATCATCTGCGACCGCGCGTTGTTGGGCGCCTATGCCCAGGGCAAATTCCAGGCGGACCGCGCCACCGTGCGGCGGGCGGCCCGCGAAGTGCTGCCTTCGGTACTGCTTCCCCGCTTCTGGCGGCCGCTGGCCCTGGGGGCGGCCGTCGCGGTCCTGATTGGCGCCGCGGCCCTGCTCGGCGACCGCTCCCCGGACGGCGATGCAGCCTCATCCGCTCGGCAAGCACCATCGGCCACCCCGGCCCATGCGCCCGCCGCCTCACCGCAAGCCGCTCCGGAAAAAGCCGATGCCAAAGAGACCCTCGTGCCGGCCATATCATCCGACCGCGCGCGCTTCGAAGACCTGCTGAAATCGAAGGGAGTGGACGAAGCCAAGGCCTTCGCCCGCCTGTTCGCGCTCTGGAAGCTCGATGGAGACGCCGGCAAGCCGTGCGAAACCGCCGAACGCCAAGGCTTGCGCTGCCTCAGCGAGAGCGCCGGCTGGCCGGTCTTGCGCCTGCTGAACCACCCGGCGGTCCTGGAATTCGCTCTTCCCGGCGGCGAAAAGCGCTTCGGCACCCTGACCGGTATCGTCGACGGCTCGGCGATGGTGGATTTCGACGGCGAATCGGCGGCCCTGCCGCTGGCGGAAAGCCCGCCGTTCTGGGAAGGCAGGTTCACGCTGCTGTGGCGCCCGCCGGTGACGGACGTCGCGGTGCTGAAACCGGGCCAGTCGTCGCCGGCGGTGAAATGGCTGCGCCAGCGCTTCCCCGCGAAGAAGAAACCCGCCGATCCGCAACGCTTCGACGAAGCCTTGAAAGCCCAGGTCGCGGCCTTCCAGAAACAGCACGGCCTGATTGTCGATGGCGCCGTCGGACCGCATACTTTCATCGTCCTGACCAACGAAATGAAGCGTCCCGACATTCCCCGCCTGGATTGA
- the coaD gene encoding pantetheine-phosphate adenylyltransferase: MNVTAIYPGTFDPMTLGHVDLVCRASRIFDRVILAVAESKAKTPLFDFAERLGLAREAVADLVNVEVIGFHSLLVDCARTHGATVILRGLRAVSDFEFEFQMAGMNRSLGPEIETIFLTPGERYAFLSSSVIREIAKFGGDVSAFVPEHVRAALVRKFTAD, translated from the coding sequence GTGAACGTCACCGCGATCTACCCCGGCACTTTCGATCCGATGACGCTGGGCCACGTGGACCTGGTGTGCCGGGCCAGCCGGATCTTCGACCGGGTCATCCTCGCCGTGGCCGAGAGCAAGGCCAAGACCCCGCTGTTCGATTTCGCCGAGCGCCTCGGCTTGGCTCGGGAGGCGGTGGCCGATCTGGTCAACGTCGAGGTGATCGGTTTCCATTCGCTGCTGGTCGACTGTGCCCGCACCCACGGTGCCACGGTCATCCTGCGCGGCCTGCGCGCGGTATCCGATTTCGAGTTCGAGTTCCAGATGGCCGGCATGAACCGCTCGCTCGGCCCGGAAATCGAAACGATCTTCCTTACCCCCGGCGAACGCTATGCCTTTCTTTCCTCCTCGGTCATCCGGGAGATCGCCAAATTCGGCGGCGACGTGTCCGCTTTCGTGCCGGAGCATGTGAGAGCGGCGCTGGTGCGGAAATTCACCGCCGACTGA
- a CDS encoding M16 family metallopeptidase: protein MSMPRFGLLLMALPLAASAAPPKVHEFTLANGLKVLVQEDHRAPVAVSQVWYKVGSSYEYGGITGVSHMLEHMMFKGTNKHPPGEFSRIISANGGSENAFTGQDYTAYFQTLEQSRLPVSLELEADRMRNLRLLRDEFVKEQQVVIEERRLRTEDQPHARMDEHFHAVAFTNSPYRNPVIGWPEDVAGLSLDDLSTWYQRWYAPNNATLVVVGDVDPQAVFEQAKKHFGPLKPSKLPVLKPQGEVPQLGLRRMVVKVPAKLPHLEMGYKVPSLKTAGAEWEAYALEVAAGILDGGNSARFSSRLVRGQQVAAGAGAGYDLYARLSSLFTLEGTPAQGKSMAELEAALLDEVRRLREEPVAEDELARVKAQVLASNVYQRDSVFYQAMQLGMVETVGLGWRKVEEYVDKINAVTAEQVREVARKYLIDDGLTIAHLDPQPIPEGAKIQEGADSMGGGHVH, encoded by the coding sequence ATGTCGATGCCGAGATTCGGATTATTGCTCATGGCGCTGCCTCTGGCCGCGTCGGCGGCACCGCCCAAGGTGCACGAATTCACCCTGGCCAACGGCCTCAAGGTGCTGGTTCAGGAGGATCACCGCGCGCCGGTCGCCGTGTCGCAGGTCTGGTACAAGGTTGGATCGAGCTACGAATACGGCGGCATCACCGGCGTGTCGCACATGCTCGAACACATGATGTTCAAGGGCACGAACAAGCATCCGCCGGGAGAGTTTTCCCGCATTATCTCAGCAAACGGGGGGAGTGAAAACGCCTTCACCGGCCAGGACTATACCGCGTATTTCCAGACCCTGGAGCAGAGTCGCTTGCCGGTGAGCCTGGAGCTGGAGGCGGACCGGATGCGCAATCTCAGGCTGCTGCGGGACGAATTCGTCAAGGAGCAGCAGGTGGTGATCGAGGAACGGCGGCTGCGCACCGAGGACCAGCCCCATGCGCGCATGGACGAGCATTTCCATGCGGTCGCCTTCACCAACAGCCCCTACCGCAATCCCGTGATCGGCTGGCCCGAGGACGTGGCCGGCCTGAGCCTGGACGATCTGAGCACCTGGTACCAGCGCTGGTACGCGCCCAACAACGCCACGCTGGTGGTGGTGGGCGACGTCGATCCCCAGGCCGTGTTCGAGCAGGCCAAGAAGCACTTCGGTCCGCTCAAGCCGAGCAAGCTGCCGGTGCTGAAGCCGCAGGGTGAGGTGCCGCAGCTCGGTTTGCGCCGGATGGTGGTCAAGGTGCCGGCGAAGCTGCCGCATCTGGAGATGGGTTACAAGGTGCCCTCGCTCAAGACCGCCGGCGCGGAATGGGAGGCCTACGCTTTGGAAGTCGCGGCCGGCATCCTCGATGGCGGCAACAGCGCGCGTTTCTCCAGCCGCCTGGTCCGGGGCCAGCAAGTCGCCGCGGGCGCGGGCGCGGGCTATGACCTTTATGCGCGGCTGTCGTCGCTGTTCACCCTGGAAGGCACGCCGGCGCAAGGCAAGAGCATGGCGGAGCTGGAAGCGGCGTTGCTGGACGAGGTCCGGCGGCTGCGCGAGGAGCCGGTCGCCGAGGACGAGCTGGCCCGGGTCAAGGCCCAGGTGCTGGCGAGCAACGTGTATCAGAGGGACTCGGTGTTCTATCAGGCGATGCAGCTCGGCATGGTCGAGACGGTGGGCCTGGGCTGGCGCAAAGTGGAGGAATACGTGGACAAGATCAATGCCGTGACGGCCGAGCAAGTGCGTGAAGTGGCCCGGAAATATCTGATCGACGACGGGCTCACCATCGCCCATCTCGATCCGCAGCCGATCCCGGAAGGGGCGAAGATCCAGGAAGGTGCTGACAGCATGGGAGGCGGCCATGTCCACTAA
- the cyoE gene encoding heme o synthase — protein sequence MTTNSSIKPAGGISWRTYLALCKLKVVGHIVFTAIIGMFLAVPGVPPLATAFWASLGIGFAAASAAALNHFLDRHADAEMVRTQNRPLPSGDIRPAQVVGFALLLGILAMAILIAFVNLLTAFLTFLSLIGYAVIYTVYLKRATPQNIVIGGAAGAAPPVLGWCAITGTVHPYALLLFLLIFVWTPPHFWAYAIAKRDDYAKVDIPMLPVTHGIAFTQLHILLYTILLFLAGLMPYVTGMSGEIYLAAAVIFGGIFVYYAIRLKRKADPRLAMQTFAYSLVYLVGIFTALLVDHYVVL from the coding sequence ATGACGACCAATTCCAGCATCAAACCGGCTGGCGGCATCTCCTGGCGCACCTATCTGGCCCTGTGCAAGCTGAAAGTGGTGGGCCACATCGTGTTCACCGCCATCATCGGCATGTTCCTCGCCGTGCCGGGCGTGCCGCCGCTGGCTACCGCCTTCTGGGCCTCGCTCGGCATCGGCTTCGCGGCGGCCTCGGCGGCGGCGCTCAACCATTTCCTCGACCGCCACGCCGACGCCGAGATGGTCCGGACCCAGAACCGTCCGCTGCCCTCCGGCGACATCCGGCCCGCCCAGGTCGTCGGCTTCGCACTGTTGCTGGGCATCCTCGCCATGGCGATCCTGATCGCCTTCGTGAACCTCCTGACCGCCTTTCTGACCTTCCTGTCCCTGATCGGCTATGCGGTCATCTACACCGTTTATTTGAAGCGCGCGACCCCGCAGAACATCGTGATCGGCGGCGCCGCCGGGGCCGCGCCGCCGGTGCTCGGCTGGTGCGCCATCACCGGAACGGTGCACCCTTATGCGCTGCTGCTGTTCCTGCTGATCTTCGTCTGGACCCCGCCACATTTCTGGGCCTACGCCATCGCCAAGCGCGACGACTACGCCAAGGTCGATATCCCGATGCTGCCGGTCACCCATGGCATCGCCTTCACCCAGCTCCATATCCTGCTGTACACCATCCTGCTGTTCCTGGCCGGCCTCATGCCGTATGTGACCGGCATGAGCGGGGAAATCTACCTGGCCGCCGCGGTAATCTTCGGCGGCATCTTCGTCTATTACGCCATCCGCCTGAAGCGCAAGGCCGATCCCCGCCTCGCCATGCAGACCTTCGCTTATTCGCTGGTTTACCTGGTGGGCATATTCACCGCGCTGCTGGTGGATCATTACGTGGTGCTTTGA
- a CDS encoding glycogen/starch/alpha-glucan phosphorylase, translated as MASKKFDPKKTSPAPDAPEHTRTGMSPAILKAAIVDNLNFAVGRPLETAVPEDWYQAIALSVRDRVMQRWIRQYGKRNAPDVRQVAYLSAEFLPGPHLGNNLLNLGITDNAREALAGRDLDLYIGLEEEPGLGNGGLGRLAACYLDSLATLRYPATGYGIRYEFGIFDQAIKNGWQVEVTDKWLLYGNVWEIKRPSFAQVVKLGGHTESYTDEHGGFRVRWIPDRVVVGVPYDTPIVGYRSDSCVLLRLWSAEAAQSFDFADFNRGDYYGAVEEKVFSENISKVLYPNDEQLEGKRLRLEQQYFFAACSIKDMIRLCLQRGSTLERFHEMYCIQLNDTHPAIAVAELMRQLVDKYALSWEQAWDITRKTFSYTNHTLLPEALEKWPLPLFGSVLPRHLEIIYEINRRFLDEVRTQFPGDDGKIARLSIIDESGEKYVRMAHLAMVGSHTVNGVAELHSELVKTQLFPDFHDLGAKRFQNVTNGVTPRRFLGLSNPGLTRLIDDRIGDSWLSNLDRLRELETFANDAGFQQDWARIKLENKTRLAKIIRDRAGVVVDPTSLFDVQVKRIHEYKRQHLNVLHIITLYQRLKHDPRLQITPRTFLFGGKAAPGYFMAKLIIKLINAVAETVNQDPAVRDLIKVVFLPDYNVKHAQNIYPAADLSEQISTAGKEASGTGNMKLSLNGALTIGTLDGANVEIREEVGAENFFLFGLTCEQAARLRAGGYNPGDYCHGDPELRGVIELIDSGLFSHGDTELFRPLTAHLLERDDYLLLADYRPYVNCQQEVDHAYRDTRHWTRMSILNVARMGKFSSDRAVREYAENIWKLKPFTPDE; from the coding sequence ATGGCGAGCAAGAAATTCGACCCGAAAAAAACCTCGCCGGCGCCGGATGCGCCGGAACACACCCGCACCGGCATGAGCCCGGCGATCCTCAAGGCCGCCATCGTCGACAACCTCAACTTCGCCGTGGGGCGGCCTCTGGAAACGGCCGTGCCCGAAGACTGGTACCAGGCCATCGCGTTGTCGGTGCGCGACCGAGTGATGCAGCGATGGATCCGCCAATACGGAAAGCGGAACGCCCCCGACGTACGCCAGGTCGCCTATCTGTCGGCGGAATTCCTGCCCGGCCCTCATCTGGGCAACAACCTGCTCAATCTCGGCATCACCGACAATGCCCGCGAGGCGCTGGCCGGACGGGACCTCGACCTGTACATCGGGCTGGAGGAGGAGCCTGGCCTCGGCAACGGCGGGCTGGGGCGGCTGGCGGCTTGCTACCTGGATTCCCTGGCGACGCTGAGATATCCCGCGACCGGCTACGGCATCCGCTATGAATTCGGCATCTTCGACCAGGCCATCAAGAACGGCTGGCAGGTGGAGGTCACCGACAAGTGGCTGCTTTACGGCAACGTGTGGGAAATCAAGCGGCCGAGTTTCGCCCAGGTCGTCAAGCTGGGAGGGCATACCGAGAGCTACACCGACGAGCACGGCGGCTTCCGGGTACGCTGGATACCGGACCGCGTGGTGGTCGGCGTGCCTTATGACACCCCCATCGTCGGCTACCGCTCCGACTCCTGTGTCCTGCTCCGGCTGTGGAGCGCGGAAGCCGCCCAGTCGTTCGACTTCGCCGATTTCAACCGGGGCGACTATTACGGCGCGGTGGAGGAGAAGGTCTTTTCCGAGAACATCTCCAAAGTCCTTTATCCCAACGACGAGCAGCTCGAAGGCAAGCGGCTGCGGCTGGAGCAGCAATATTTCTTCGCCGCCTGTTCGATCAAGGACATGATCCGCCTGTGTCTGCAGCGCGGCTCGACCCTGGAGCGCTTCCACGAGATGTACTGCATCCAGCTCAACGACACCCATCCCGCCATCGCCGTGGCGGAGCTGATGCGGCAACTGGTCGACAAGTACGCCCTGTCCTGGGAACAGGCCTGGGACATCACCCGCAAGACCTTCTCCTACACCAACCACACCCTGCTGCCGGAGGCGCTGGAGAAATGGCCGCTGCCGCTGTTCGGCTCGGTACTGCCGCGGCACCTGGAGATCATCTACGAGATCAACCGCCGCTTCCTCGACGAGGTCCGCACCCAATTTCCGGGCGATGACGGCAAGATCGCCCGGCTGTCGATCATCGACGAAAGCGGCGAGAAATACGTGCGCATGGCCCACCTGGCGATGGTCGGGAGCCACACCGTCAACGGCGTTGCGGAATTGCATTCGGAACTGGTGAAGACCCAGCTCTTCCCCGACTTCCACGACCTGGGCGCCAAGCGTTTCCAGAACGTGACCAACGGCGTCACGCCGCGGCGCTTCCTGGGGCTGAGCAATCCGGGGCTGACCCGGCTGATCGACGACCGCATCGGCGACAGCTGGCTGTCGAATCTGGACCGGCTCAGGGAACTGGAAACATTCGCCAACGATGCCGGCTTCCAGCAGGACTGGGCGCGGATCAAGCTGGAAAACAAGACGCGGCTGGCCAAGATCATCCGCGACCGCGCCGGCGTCGTCGTCGACCCGACCTCGCTGTTCGACGTCCAGGTCAAGCGCATCCACGAATACAAGCGCCAGCACCTCAACGTGCTGCACATCATCACGCTGTACCAGCGCCTCAAGCACGATCCCAGGCTCCAGATCACGCCGCGGACTTTCCTGTTCGGGGGCAAGGCCGCGCCCGGCTACTTCATGGCCAAGCTGATCATCAAGCTGATCAACGCCGTCGCCGAAACGGTGAACCAGGACCCGGCCGTGCGCGATCTCATCAAGGTCGTGTTCCTGCCGGACTACAACGTCAAGCACGCGCAGAACATCTATCCGGCGGCCGACCTGTCCGAGCAGATATCGACTGCGGGCAAGGAAGCCTCGGGCACCGGCAACATGAAGCTGTCGCTGAACGGCGCGCTGACCATCGGCACGCTGGACGGCGCCAACGTGGAGATCAGGGAAGAGGTAGGGGCGGAGAATTTCTTCCTGTTCGGCCTGACCTGCGAACAGGCGGCCCGACTCAGGGCCGGGGGCTACAATCCCGGCGACTATTGCCACGGCGATCCGGAACTGCGCGGCGTCATCGAGCTGATCGACAGCGGGCTGTTCTCACACGGCGATACGGAACTGTTCCGGCCGCTCACCGCGCACCTGCTGGAGCGGGACGATTACCTGCTGCTGGCGGATTACCGGCCCTACGTCAACTGCCAGCAGGAAGTGGATCACGCCTACCGCGATACCCGGCACTGGACACGCATGTCCATCCTCAACGTCGCGCGCATGGGCAAGTTCTCCTCGGACCGGGCGGTGCGGGAATACGCGGAGAACATCTGGAAGCTGAAACCGTTCACGCCCGATGAGTGA